The following proteins are co-located in the Colletotrichum lupini chromosome 4, complete sequence genome:
- a CDS encoding acetyltransferase: MLLWDRQDCIPLKRILSEDDIIVLLTPVVVPHNRFADNDKDPFEPLGRAIASRHSLVRHVPYTKRGGITNVHYEFIKRAKAIVFVISGAHVDDDVSQIDLADAARTMADERPQIIVACCNLQIQNLHVDHFATLVQITGYSPSELEAAASIIFDDVRPPTISSVPVQNLIIAPRTWDVEVCGIDMGPIHQLWTECLPPKFHLPQYQLVLLLQRDGFSRHYVVREPENKQIVGFCATFTTYPDGGQENLLGSVAVLIVKNSYRGRGVGLTLHNYALKQLQRTRGVNRLQLGSAFPRLLYGVPSDFFSRDWFSRRGWNMDGFQPGQGQEVSDWLLKFEDMPAKSFSSAGLTFRRCDMMEYHQVLAIVSRDVARKDNMGWYDQYCNLDGTPHIEDVVLGLEGDTIVAVALTYIPNSGSPAGNDLPWAKAIGADAGGVTCICIIDDHPEMVNSRDSVMIRLLDMCVKLLAEQGMRQLFIDGMKGGDDGFQSLEAQSQSEGIPSIELNTPIRAHITGADQTPFGQLLKHDSDLHIVTRNE, translated from the exons ATGTTACTATGGGACCGACAAGACTGTATCCCCCTGAAAAGAATTCTATCGGAGGACGACATAATCGTCCTGCTCACGCCTGTTGTTGTTCCTCACAATAGATTCGCAGACAACGACAAGGATCCCTTCGAACCGTTGGGCCGTGCCATTGCTTCGCGGCACTCATTGGTCCGCCATGTGCCATATACGAAAAGAGGCGGCATCACCAACGTTCACTACGAGTTCATCAAAAGGGCAAAAGCAATCGTCTTTGTCATCTCTGGAGCTCATGTAGACGATGATGTCTCGCAAATCGACTTGGCCGATGCCGCACGAACAATGGCAGACGAGCGACCGCAGATCATAGTAGCTTGCTGCAACCTCCAAATCCAGAACCTCCACGTTGACCACTTTGCTACGCTTGTGCAAATCACAGGCTACTCGCCATCTGAGCTAGAAGCTGCTGCTTCCATCATCTTTGACGACGTTCGTCCACCTACCATCAGCTCAGTTCCCGTACAAAACCTCATCATCGCCCCAAGAACTTGGGATGTCGAAGTCTGCGGTATAGACATGGGCCCTATCCATCAGTTGTGGACGGAATGCCTTCCACCCAAATTTCATCTTCCGCAGTACCAGCTTGTCCTGCTCCTCCAGAGAGATGGCTTTTCCAGGCACTATGTCGTGCGCGAACCAGAAAACAAGCAGATTGTGGGCTTCTGCGCTACATTTACCACGTATCCAGATGGGGGGCAAGAGAATTTGCTCGGCTCGGTCGCCGTATTGATTGTCAAGAACTCATATCGCGGAAGAGGTGTCGGATTAACACTACATAACTATGCCCTTAAACAGCTCCAGAGAACCCGAGGCGTCAACAGGCTGCAACTTGGATCAGCCTTTCCGCGTCTCTTGTACGGCGTGCCGTCTGATTTCTTCTCACGAGACTGGTTTTCACGACGAGGCTGGAATATGGATGGGTTCCAGCCTGGCCAAGGACAGGAGGTCTCAGACTGGCTCCTCAAATTCGAAGACATGCCTGCAAAGAGCTTTTCGTCAGCTGGACTGACTTTCAGGCGATGCGACATGATGGAGTATCACCAGGTTCTAGCAATTGTCAGTCGAGACGTGGCTCGCAAAGATAATATGGGATGGTACGACCAATACTGCAACCTGGACGGCACACCTCACATTGAGGATGTCGTCCTCGGTCTGGAAGGTGACACTATCGTAGCTGTTGCTTTGACCTATATTCCCAATTCTGGGAGTCCAGCCGGCAACGACCTGCCGTGGGCGAAAGCCATTGGCGCGGATGCGGGGGGAGTTACCTGCATTTGCATCATAG ATGACCATCCCGAAATGGTGAACAGCCGGGACTCTGTGATGATCAGGCTGCTCGATATGTGTGTCAAGTTGTTGGCTGAGCAAGGCATGCGACAACTGTTCATCGACGGCATGAAGGGAGGGGACGACGGTTTCCAATCTCTGG
- a CDS encoding ABC transporter, which translates to MAQKSPTIEVTNLSYNFQDSSSGLKNISLSVPSRSRTLLIGANGAGKTTLLRLLAGKRLAPQGGISIAGIDPFKDGLEGVTYLGLEWVLNPIVRTDIGVLELLRSVGGDAYPDRRDELVSVLDIDTAWRMHAVSDGERRRVQLAMGLIRPWTILLLDEITVDLDVLSRAEFLAWLRRETEIRDCTIVYATHILDNLAGWPTHLVHMHLGTVREWDTADKFIEGLDGSTGNSTLGELVLGWLRKDLKDRGPRSQARVAPEGKTYATGGVGGYGDESDKLK; encoded by the coding sequence ATGGCCCAAAAATCGCCCACGATCGAGGTGACAAACCTTAGCTACAACTTCCAAGACTCGAGCTCCGGCCTCAAGAATATCTCCCTCTCCGTCCCCTCCCGCTCCCGCACCCTGCTCATCGGCGCCAACGGCGCAGGCAAGACCAccctcctccgcctcctcgCCGGCAAGCGCCTCGCCCCGCAGGGCGGCATCTCCATCGCGGGCATCGACCCCTTCAAGGACGGCCTCGAGGGCGTCACCTACCTCGGCCTCGAATGGGTCCTCAACCCCATCGTCCGCACCGACATTGGCGTCCTCGAGCTCCTGAGGTCGGTCGGCGGCGACGCCTACCCGGACCGCCGCGACGAGCTCGTCAGTGTCCTCGACATCGACACCGCCTGGCGCATGCACGCCGTCTCGGACGGCGAGCGCCGCCGCGTCCAGCTCGCCATGGGCCTCATCCGGCCCTGGACCATCCTCCTGCTCGACGAGATCACCGTCGACCTCGACGTCCTCAGCCGTGCCGAGTTCCTCGCCTGGCTGCGCCGCGAGACGGAGATCCGCGACTGCACTATTGTCTACGCGACGCACATCCTCGACAACCTCGCCGGCTGGCCGACGCACTTGGTCCACATGCACCTCGGCACCGTCCGCGAGTGGGACACGGCCGACAAGTTCATCGAGGGCCTCGACGGCTCCACGGGCAACAGCACCCTCGGCGAGCTGGTCCTCGGCTGGCTGCGCAAGGATCTCAAGGACCGCGGCCCGAGATCGCAGGCGAGGGTCGCGCCTGAGGGCAAGACGTACGCGACTGGCGGCGTTGGAGGCTACGGCGACGAGTCTGACAAGCTGAAATAA
- a CDS encoding DNA polymerase alpha/epsilon subunit B, which translates to MVTLEEATALLQKPADATSSSSNLVRAPSSYKPLRTFDLPKDRSYQQQYADVYFLRLTSIRPAVDAVAAEAWDGTVIGGEEARHVNRVLDVRQGELCWVTGTVYMDMALKPNILEDVSKDRWISAPISTDRYYSDEDKDTIMLEDDSGRIRLVGDILKSIHLVTGTIIGVMGSENANGELEVIDVKFPDIAPQPTRWTLANDPSEDHDMSGTPSQKRPSSKIAIVSGLSFSGTDASYALELSLLQEYLLGEALSPATQSELTSISRLIIAGNSIDSTTAATADTTTTTSATNGSSKASSTVKKYGYDASAYNPLPSQLFDDFLADLLPSLPVTLMPGTQDPANASYPQQPIHAAMFPRSRPYCAAPDAEEPGWLDTTTNPWEGEVDGWRVLGTGGQNVDDVFKYVDSDDRLGMMEAMCRWRCSAPTAPDTLWAYPFQDDDPFVMKNAPHLFFVGCQPEFSTKVIEGGDGQQVRLITVPSFAETKELVLVDTETLEVSKVKITTTSAAAS; encoded by the exons ATGGTCACCCTCGAAGAAGCCACCGCGCTTCTCCAAAAGCCAGC CGACGCAACATCGTCCTCGTCGAATCTCGTCCGCGCACCGTCATCCTACAAACCCCTCCGCACTTTTGACCTCCCCAAAGACCGCTCGTACCAGCAGCAGTATGCCGACGTCTATTTCCTCCGCCTCACCTCCATCCGGCCCGCCGTCGACGCAGTCGCAGCCGAGGCCTGGGACGGTACCGTCATAGGCGGCGAGGAGGCCCGCCATGTCAACCGTGTTCTCGACGTCCGCCAGGGCGAGCTGTGCTGGGTGACGGGGACGGTCTACATGGACATGGCATTGAAGCCCAATATCTTGGAGGACGTTTCCAAGGAT CGTTGGATCTCTGCTCCCATCTCCACGGACCGCTACTACTCGGACGAAGACAAGGACACAATCATGCTCGAAGACGACTCGGGCCGCATCCGCCTCGTCGGCGACATCCTCAAGTCCATCCACCTCGTCACGGGCACAATCATTGGCGTAATGGGCTCCGAAAACGCAAACGGCGAGCTCGAAGTCATCGACGTAAAGTTCCCCGACATCGCGCCCCAACCAACCCGCTGGACCCTCGCAAACGACCCCTCAGAAGACCACGACATGTCTGGCACACCGTCCCAAAAACGACCCTCCTCCAAGATCGCCATCGTCTCGGGCCTCTCCTTCTCAGGCACAGACGCCTCCTACGCCCTCGAACTCTCCCTCCTCCAAGAATACCTCCTGGGCGAAGCCCTCTCCCCAGCAACCCAATCCGAGCTCACCTCCATTTCCCGCCTCATCATCGCAGGAAACTCCATCGACagcaccaccgccgccacgGCCGACACAACCACAACCACATCCGCAACCAACGGAAGCAGCAAAGCCTCGTCCACCGTCAAAAAATACGGTTACGACGCGAGCGCCTACAACCCGCTCCCGAGCCAGCTCTTTGACGACTTCCTCGCCGACCTCCTCCCCTCCCTCCCCGTCACCCTCATGCCGGGCACCCAGGACCCGGCCAACGCGAGCTACCCGCAGCAGCCGATCCACGCCGCCATGTTCCCGCGCTCGCGGCCCTACTGCGCCGCGCCCGACGCCGAGGAACCCGGCTGGCTCGACACCACGACGAACCCCTGGGAGGGCGAGGTCGACGGCTGGAGGGTTCTCGGCACGGGCGGGCAAAACGTCGACGACGTCTTCAAGTACGTCGACAGCGACGACCGGCTCGGCATGATGGAGGCCATGTGCAGGTGGCGGTGCAGTGCGCCGACTGCGCCGGATACGCTTT GGGCCTATCCCTTCCAAGACGACGACCCGTTCGTCATGAAGAATGCGCCGCACCTCTTCTTCGTCGGCTGCCAGCCCGAGTTCTCGACAAAGGTCATTGAGGGCGGCGACGGGCAGCAGGTCCGGTTGATTACGGTGCCGTCCTTTGCAGAGACCAAGGAGCTGGTGTTGGTGGACACGGAGACGTTGGAGGTTTCAAAGGTCAAGATCACAACGACTTCAGCAGCGGCATCATGA